The Gossypium hirsutum isolate 1008001.06 chromosome D02, Gossypium_hirsutum_v2.1, whole genome shotgun sequence region attgtCAGCAAtttgacttgaattttaaaatctaaaaaataaaaagattaaatttctacaaataaaagtaaaaagactaaattccaAATACACCAAAAGtaaccataaaaaaataaaataaatgagaggTTATCACCACACCTCCGGTGGGACTTTTGGGAGCTGGTACCAGCATCACCATCATCAAAAGCTGGAACCAAAGGCGCCAATGTTATCACCACAACAGCTTATGATCTCCGCCACCAGCTCCGCCTTAGGGTTCCTTCTCCAACAAGGTACTCACTCCCTTTCTTTCCACTTCCTTCCgtcaaaaggagaaaaaaaaaaaagattgattgTTCTTTTAACTCTCTCATCTTAGATTGAAAGATGTATGCTCTTAAACAACTTCCAGCTTTCATGGGAAATcaacaattttttcaatttacaaATGATGATTTCACTCTTCATGTTCCTTTGGAAAGCCTCTGCAGACAGTTTATTGGGTAAGCAAATCAATttcattaatataataataaatttaatttttaatatttacatttttattaatttaatcattattttaaaaaagaatcgAATAAATTTAATACAAGtactactaaaattttaaatttttaaacaccaTAATTTGCACAATAATCCACGTATACTTCATAATaatctttttgaatttttattaactttatatatatatattaaattttaaaatttttatattctttaaattatttgttaacataacatataaaataaataatgccatgtcagtaaaaattttgcataaattaTTATGTCAATTATCGTGccaatattattaaaatgaatattttcccATTAAAAAAAgctatttgattttcttttataaattaataaccaCAATTACCCtcaaatcaaattgacaaaaaatggGATATAGGCAACTAATCTTAGAATGTGATAATGCTTTAGCAATTGAAACCATTTTATGCCATCTGAGTTACGTCTAATCAAGCAACTCTTATGTTGCGATTAGATGGTTCAACCTCAATACATCTCCAGGAATTATAATAAAGTAGGTGATTGGATGACTAAGCTTGGTAAAGGGAATTATGATGAGATGCATATATTGAAGGAGTGCCCACCCCCTCTAAGGGAGCTTCTCAAGGGTGATCTTCATCTTACGATTATTTTGACTAGTTAATTTAGTTCTTGTTAACGCTCTTTAGCTGTTTCTTTGTTATCAAAAAAGAATTGACAAAAACTATAAACGTCAAATCAATTATGATAATTAATTCAGTTTTATAAGCTACTAAAAAATttataaccattttaataaacttaaacaaacttctaatatatatatatatttattttaagatatttttgtAGTATAAATATATCATACCAAAACCAACTTCTATGAAAGAGAAATTTGAACCAACTTAATAGGCCAACCAAACCAAccaattagataaattaaaatctaaaccggtcaattaatttatttcatatgacACTGTTTTGTTTTGTCTAGGTTGAGCTGTCTTTGACTTGCTGGTTAGACAAGCAATGTCCTGAGCCAGCTAGGACCAGCACGGATACACCAACTTGGACCTGCCAGGCACCACTCTTAAGAAAACATAGACCTGAATGGACCAATTTGTAATATGAACCATTCCATGTTCATGAATTTCTATTTATTCCATTCATTACATGAAGCTATTCAACAACCTAAATTCATAATATACTTTTCTTTGTCCACATATTTCCTTCAGTGTATTATAAAACACTAGTTTTTACATTTCGCCTTTTAATCCTACATTATAGTCGCTCAAAATGAACCACAATATTCTTTACACTTAAATATGAGAGATGGTTCTCGTTGAAACCGACGAGTTACTGCCAGTTTCTTAAGTAGTCAAACCATGTTCGGAAGTTATTCCCTTTGGGAAAAAACATCCTGTGTTTTCTTTTGTAACGACGTCGTAAGTGAAGTAAGATGTGGCCTGCCAACTTTCTGGCTTCGACCAGTTGTTCATGTGTCCATCtcgttcacatatatatattgattgcaTTAACTGAAGGAAAAGGGAAATCTTTTGACGGTTTCGGGTTATTCACGCGTGGTTTCTCTACCATCCTTGCCATATATATCAAAACTGGGAAATGAACATCACCTGCCACGGTCTTTCGGGAACTTCGGGTGGTAGGGACAGAATGGATCTATTCGATCATAAAAGTTGATGAAAGATTAAGACTCCCAATACTCCTAATAAATGGAATTCCTTGAGGGAAACACGTACTGCTACGGCTGCAGACAACAATCATGAAAACAGTCATTACAATAAGCTAAAATGCATGTCCAACTGATTGAATATTAACGAATGCTATAAGAGAACATAAGCAGAATCGTGTAGTTTCACTTTGCATAGATACTTACATGACGGAGATTGCACTGCTGGAGACTTAGCAACCGGTGCAGAAACTGGCCCTTTTGTGTGCTCCATACCTTGGCCGGGACGAGACCCATAAGACACTGAAGCTATTGGTGGTAGATTTGGGGGGGACAACTGTGATCGGGGGCTCATTAACGGTGGGTGCTTAGGAATTACGTTAGAATAGGATTTGGATGGAGGACTTGGTGGAACTGCGGGACGAGAGTACGGACAAGGGGGAGGGGGATGTGCCACTACACTAGAAGATGCAGGGGAGATTGGAGGAGTGGGAGCTGGCGAATGAAGGGGACGATGAGCAGATGGAGAAGCAGTATTGCACATAGGACAAGGCGGAAAACGATGAATCTTGGGTGACAATCTTGGCGGGTGAGTTGGAGCAAAATTAGGATGCAGTGAAACTGATGGCTGTGGAGCTGAAGTTGGTGAAGGAGTGGGAGGGCTAGCATGAAGTGTACCCTTCAAATAAGATGATAAGCTAATGCTTTTAACTTTACCAAAGTCCGAGTTATTGAGACCGAGATTCCTTGTGGGAGAGTGCGTGATGGTTTGAGCCAACTGCTTTAATCTCCGAGGCAGCATGTTACCAAAACTATCTATCACCGAAGCCTGAACTATGACTGGCGACAACATTGTGGAGCCATTTTTGTTCGTTAATCGCACAAACAAGTTCTGcaacaaacaaataaaagatgGAAGTTATTAACACATAACACAAAATGAAGCAGCTAGTTCGAGTTTACCATACCTCATAAGACCTCAAATGTAGACCGTACTTCAGCTGATCCCTTAACTCGATGCATTTGTGTTCAATTTCAGATATCGAGTTATACAGTGTAAAGTTAAATAGAAACTGGGTTATCTGAAATATGGAAGCAGATTGTACAGGAATTACAGTGATGCCCCCACGAAACTTTAAAATCTCAAACTTAGAAGGCTGTCCAAAAATCGGAGTTGTCAAAGTCAGATTGGATCGCCTGAGGAACAGCTCGATTAAAGATGATCTCAGCACGCTAAGGGCTACTGGACTTATAGGACGATGCACGGGATTGGAAAGAAAACCAAACACGACATTAGTAGAGTTAGATTCACCCGATGGATGCATGGATAAGATAGCCACCTGTTGAATGAGTAGCTTTTAGATAAACTTTTCACGTAATATAGAGGTAAATATATGTGACGAAAGAAGTTAAGACCAAAACCTTCGTCTCCGGAACACCTATTTCTTCATAGATATCATACTCCAACTTTTGAATATGATCAACAAGCTCGGAAACTGGTTTTTGAAGTGTAAAACATGCATGAACTGAGGCTGCAAAGGAAAAAAGGTCATTCATTGTGATGTAAATACCATTGAATTCAAAAAAAGAAACGATTACTCATATAATGGCACGACATTAAATCATCCATTTGTATGTGATCAACCAGTGATCATTTTAAGGTATGAAAAACAATAAAACATAGCTCTTGTCTCATAAATTTGACACTTTTATTTACAAGATAAGGGGAAGAAAGCATTGAAACAAACCATAAAGTGTTTGCTCCTATTGCTAAAAGGAGAAATGCTCTAAATATAGTAAAACAATCACTTCCTATGATACAATCTTAATTGGAACCACATTTTTGTCATAAAAACAAACAGCAATAAAATGAACATCTTGTCAATGAAATTCTAGAAGAAGGTTAAACAAATGTATGCCCCTTTCGGCCTCTGCCGATATCATCCAACAAAACAACAAGGCAAAATCGGCGGAAAACTTATGTTCAATCTTCAATTGACACTCGAGTTAGATCCAAATCAATTTTGGATCTCTAAGTCATTTACAAGTACCTAGGGATCAATGAAATATCAATAGTCAATTTACAACAGGGGCAATCAATAATTCCTAATTGAAAGTTGAAACATAATTACAAGGTAAATGAGACATCAATGAGGGGAAAATACCAAATAGTTCTCAACAATTAAAGATCTGAATTAAACCCGAAACAAATGCAATGAAAATCAACTTACccgttaattaaaacaaaataaatatttcaaaattaaacccTAATTACACAAAGAACAAGAGAaactaaattttgaaagaaatctTTACCACTGagcttaatagctagcttagcttCAAACCCAGAGTTTGAAGAACGAAAAGGGAGGATCCAAAAGATCCCAGGCAACAAAACCGACAAGCTAAGGAACAAAACAAAAACACatctgaaactaaactcattggAAATCCTCGACAAAACCATCCCACACAAGAATCTCGAATGCCCTTCATTGTTCCCTGATTCAAGGCTCTGTTCTCTTTGTTGCTGTAGATTTGGGTCCTCATTTTTCCCCATTGAAAGAGCATCTGGAGAAGAACtcaaaaaaatgacaaaaaaagaaGACCAATGAAATTTCTAACTTTGGGTACTTTTCCTTCTCCgtcttctttttcaatctctttctctaTCTGTAAATCTCCACTCACCAGcaacaccaccaccaccaccaccaaatAATAGCTTTGCAAAGGGTGTGGATTGATAGGCAAGCGTTAATGGTGGGCAATGCATATGCCCTTCTTTCTCTCTTTGTGTATTAACTAGTGCTGAATTTTTTACAACactcatctttctttttttttcctctctctctctctcctttttttttaaatttaatttaatttttgaatttaaagggtttttttaatcttttatctAAATTTTTCTACTAAAATTGACGCACCGACTTGAATTAGGACTCTTTTTAAAGTCAATTTTAAATTACCTTTTTTGTTGGCAAGCCGAATAGGGAAGAGAAAATaagggaaaagataaagcaaCGTGTATACCTTATATctctcattcttttctttttataacacttttttttaattttaaaataaaattattaaaattattagttattttattattttataaattactaattaaattattagtaattttacgttttgattattcaattttaaaaattacaaaatacactgaactatttaaaaattttcatttaagtcactagacgatttgaattttttatttaaatcatagagctgttaagttttatttttaaaggtaTAGTAGATTGGTAACTATCGATGAGTAAAAgaacatactttagatccaagTCAATCTAACAGTCAATGTCGGAGACCAGAGAAGaaagttatttcataaaaaaaaaattaaactgtagAAAAGAAGGCAatgagagctttcgattggtgtaGATAGTGTAAACATAGAATAccatacaacaacgattttaatagctcggtgacttaaatgaaaactttcaaactttCAAAATACGTATTTATGCATGTGTGAGTCTTGAGCTTAAATCTTATTGTGATTTTAAGTCTTCTTACATGTATAGATCGTGTCAGAATTTATCccgatataaatttaaatatgtttttttatcagCCCATGTACTCATGtattataataattcaattctaattgtaagtatacaaatatattaattgCAGTTGTAGCTGATTTATACATTGTATTGGTTGATTTTTATTACACATACGTGACTTTTCGAATTTTAGTTGTAACTTCGaaacattattatatataattctctatgaataattatttttcttctaaaacaaaattataaaaaatacatatatttgattctaattataattaatggtataattataaattataattcttGGAGTAATTTATATTATACgcatccaagtttttttttcttacttttcttttaatatttttagcaaTTAGAGTTAGGGATGTTCAGACGGTTAGTTCAGTTAATACTCGAATCGGATGATTATTAATTGAATTACctgaaatgtaaaaaaaatttaaccgttaatcgaaccgattttttttttcaaatacattaaccAAAACGAAATATTTCAGTCAATTCAATCAGTTAGTcaaattaaccgaaatttatatgtttttgtctttCAATTaaactaagtataaaacatataaaaaatacatcattaatgtttattttctttttttagtagTTCAAAAAACTTTAAATAGAACAAATAAGACATTAAAACCTTTAAAtgggtatatataatatatgttatcTGTTTCGAGTAATTGGTTAGTTATCCAATTTCGAACTAAATTAATCGATAATCGAAATTTCGAAAAATCATTAATCAACCTCCGACCGAATTAAATTTGACCATCGACCAATTAGAtcgattaattcgattttaaccaAACTGTGAACTCACCTAATTAGAGCTTTCTATGTGAATATtgaaatctatatatatatattaattccaATCTTCTCAGTTGTCAATGTATAGTTGTAGTTGTAAGTTAATGTGATTTAATTATTTTCCCAAATCACACAATATCAAacctttttaataaaatattgt contains the following coding sequences:
- the LOC107908592 gene encoding uncharacterized protein: MGKNEDPNLQQQREQSLESGNNEGHSRFLCGMVLSRISNEFSFRCVFVLFLSLSVLLPGIFWILPFRSSNSGFEAKLAIKLSASVHACFTLQKPVSELVDHIQKLEYDIYEEIGVPETKVAILSMHPSGESNSTNVVFGFLSNPVHRPISPVALSVLRSSLIELFLRRSNLTLTTPIFGQPSKFEILKFRGGITVIPVQSASIFQITQFLFNFTLYNSISEIEHKCIELRDQLKYGLHLRSYENLFVRLTNKNGSTMLSPVIVQASVIDSFGNMLPRRLKQLAQTITHSPTRNLGLNNSDFGKVKSISLSSYLKGTLHASPPTPSPTSAPQPSVSLHPNFAPTHPPRLSPKIHRFPPCPMCNTASPSAHRPLHSPAPTPPISPASSSVVAHPPPPCPYSRPAVPPSPPSKSYSNVIPKHPPLMSPRSQLSPPNLPPIASVSYGSRPGQGMEHTKGPVSAPVAKSPAVQSPSSVAVRVSLKEFHLLGVLGVLIFHQLL